A portion of the Symphalangus syndactylus isolate Jambi chromosome 13, NHGRI_mSymSyn1-v2.1_pri, whole genome shotgun sequence genome contains these proteins:
- the SLC25A41 gene encoding LOW QUALITY PROTEIN: mitochondrial carrier protein SCaMC-3L (The sequence of the model RefSeq protein was modified relative to this genomic sequence to represent the inferred CDS: inserted 2 bases in 1 codon), whose amino-acid sequence MGAQPGEPQNACSRIQTPFRRVKTLFIKAPPPPSSWNPGCTHXFGHMHDNNLEHLPSQQVLDTGEQLMVPVEVLEVDNEGALWKFLLSGAMAGAVSRTGTAPLDRAKVYMQVYSSKTNFTNLLGGLQSMVQEGGFRSLWRGNGINVLKIAPEYAIKFSVFEQCKNYFCGIQGSPPFQERLLAGSLAVAVSQTLINPMEVLKTRLTLRRTGQYKGLLDCARQILQQEGTRALYRGYLPNMLGIIPYACTDLAVYEMLQCFWLKSGRDMGDPSGLVSLSSVTLSTTCGQMASYPLTLVRTRMQAQDTVEGSNPTMRGVLQRILAQQGWLGLYRGMTPTLLKVLPAGGISYVVYEAMKKTLGV is encoded by the exons ATGGGTGCTCAGCCTGGGGAACCTCAGAACGCTTGCTCCAGGATCCAGACGCCGTTTAGGAGGGTCAAGACCTTATTCATCAAAGCCCCGCCTCCCCCCTCATCCTGGAACCCTGGCTGTACACA GTTTGGCCACATGCATGACAACAACCTTGAACATCTCCCTTCACAGCAG GTGCTGGACACAGGAGAGCAGCTGATGGTCCCCGTGGAAGTCCTGGAAGTGGATAACGAGGGCGCCTTGTGGAAGTTTCTGCTCTCAGGAGCTATGGCCGGGGCAGTGTCTCGCACGGGCACGGCACCTCTGGACAGAGCCAAGGTGTACATGCAG GTCTACTCCTCCAAGACGAACTTCACCAACCTGCTGGGGGGGCTACAGAGCATGGTCCAGGAGGGCGGCTTCCGCTCCCTGTGGCGGGGCAACGGCATCAACGTGCTCAAGATTGCTCCTGAGTATGCCATCAAGTTCTCCGTATTTGAGCAG TGCAAGAATTACTTCTGTGGAATACAAGGGTCCCCACCCTTCCAGGAGCGCCTCCTGGCCggctccctggctgtggctgtCTCCCAGACCCTCATTAACCCCATGGAG GTGCTGAAGACGCGGCTGACCTTGCGTCGGACAGGCCAGTACAAGGGGCTGCTGGACTGCGCCAGGCAGATCTTGCAGCAGGAGGGCACCCGCGCCCTTTACCGCGGCTACCTGCCCAATATGCTCGGCATCATCCCCTATGCCTGTACCGACCTGGCTGTCTATGAG ATGCTCCAGTGCTTCTGGCTGAAGTCAGGCAGGGATATGGGGGACCCCAGTGGCCTGGTCAGTCTGTCGTCTGTGACGCTATCCACGACCTGTGGCCAGATGGCCAGCTACCCACTGACTCTGGTGCGCACCAGGATGCAGGCCCAAG ATACCGTGGAGGGCTCAAATCCCACCATGCGCGGAGTCCTCCAGCGGATCCTGGCCCAGCAGGGCTGGCTAGGGCTGTACCGAGGCATGACCCCCACGCTACTGAAGGTCTTACCAGCAGGTGGCATCAGCTATGTGGTGTACGAAGCCATGAAGAAAACCCTGGGCGTATAG
- the CRB3 gene encoding protein crumbs homolog 3 isoform X1 gives MGCAVRMRVCPGQWAGKRPHLLPGRRPLPSGRGIGCWLRNCRLGASAIPLGQTRVGRGKETETQVLESSHRYHTAWSDTEVFFHVFLLQGAFSYLTGAPAARPRPLLDSALSARLRCTSRKCALLPGE, from the exons ATGGGCTGTGCAGTCCGGATGAGGGTGTGTCCCGGGCAGTGGGCAGGAAAGCGCCCCCATCTCCTCCCAGGCAGACGCCCCCTGCCCTCCGGCAGGGGGATCGGGTGTTGGCTGCGGAACTGCAGGCTTGGGGCCTCGGCGATCCCGTTAGGCCAAACACGAGTGGGTAgggggaaggagacagagacacaggtcCTGGAGTCCAGCCACAG GTACCATACAGCATGGAGTGATACAGAGGTTTTTTTCCAT GTGTTCCTCCTACAAGGTGCTTTCTCTTACCTCACAG GTGCGCCCGCAGCGCGGCCCCGCCCCCTTCTTGACTCCGCCCTCTCAGCGAGGCTCAGGTGCACAAGCCGGAAGTGCGCTCTCCTCCCAGGTGAGTGA
- the SLC25A23 gene encoding mitochondrial adenyl nucleotide antiporter SLC25A23 isoform X1 has protein sequence MRGSPGDAERRQRWGRLFEELDSNKDGRVDVHELRQGLARLGGGNPDPGAQQSISSEGDADPDGGLDLEEFSRYLQEREQRLLLMFHSLDRNQDGHIDVSEIQQSFRALGISISLEQAEKILHSMDRDGTMTIDWQEWRDHFLLHSLENVEDVLYFWKHSTVLDIGECLTVPDEFSKQEKLTGMWWKQLVAGAVAGAVSRTGTAPLDRLKVFMQVHASKTNRLNILGGLRSMVLEGGVRSLWRGNGINVLKIAPESAIKFMAYEQIKRAILGQQETLHVQERFVAGSLAGATAQTIIYPMEVLKTRLTLRRTGQYKGLLDCARRILEREGPRAFYRGYLPNVLGIIPYAGIDLAVYETLKNWWLQQYSHDSADPGILVLLACGTISSTCGQIASYPLALVRTRMQAQASIEGGPQLSMLGLLRHILSQEGMRGLYRGIAPNFMKVIPAVSISYVVYENMKQALGVTSR, from the exons ATGCGGGGGAGCCCGGGCGACGCGGAGCGGCGGCAGCGCTGGGGTCGCCTGTTCGAGGAGCTGGACAGTAATAAGGATGGCCGCGTGGACGTGCACGAGTTGCGCCAGGGGCTGGCCAGGCTGGGCGGGGGCAACCCAGACCCCGGCGCCCAACAG AGTATCTCCTCTGAGGGTGACGCTGACCCAGATGGCGGGCTTGACCTGGAGGAATTTTCCCGCTATCTGCAGGAGCGGGAGCAGCGTCTGCTGCTCATGTTTCACAGTCTTGACCGGAACCAGGATG GTCACATCGATGTCTCTGAGATCCAACAGAGTTTCCGAGCTCTGGGCATTTCCATCTCGCTGGAGCAGGCTGAGAAAATTCTGCACAG CATGGACCGAGACGGCACAATGACCATTGACTGGCAAGAATGGCGCGACCACTTCCTGTTGCATTCGCTGGAAAATGTGGAGGACGTGCTGTATTTCTGGAAGCATTCCACG GTCCTGGACATTGGCGAGTGCCTGACAGTGCCAGACGAGTTCTCAAAGCAAGAGAAGCTGACGGGCATGTGGTGGAAGCAGCTGGTGGccggcgcagtggcaggtgccgtGTCACGGACAGGCACGGCCCCTCTGGACCGCCTCAAGGTCTTCATGCAG GTCCATGCCTCAAAGACCAACCGGCTGAACATCCTGGGGGGGCTTCGAAGCATGGTCCTTGAGGGAGGCGTCCGCTCCCTGTGGCGTGGCAATGGTATTAATGTACTCAAGATTGCCCCCGAGTCAGCTATCAAGTTCATGGCCTATGAACAG ATCAAGAGGGCCATCCTGGGGCAGCAGGAGACACTGCATGTGCAGGAACGCTTCGTGGCTGGCTCCCTGGCTGGTGCCACAGCTCAAACCATCATTTACCCtatggag GTGCTGAAGACGCGGCTGACCTTGCGCCGGACGGGCCAGTATAAGGGGCTGCTGGACTGCGCCAGGCGGATCCTGGAGAGGGAGGGGCCCCGTGCCTTCTACCGTGGCTACCTGCCCAACGTGCTGGGCATCATCCCCTATGCGGGCATCGACCTGGCCGTCTATGAG ACTCTGAAGAACTGGTGGCTTCAGCAGTACAGCCACGACTCGGCAGACCCAGGCATCCTCGTGCTCCTGGCCTGCGGTACCATATCCAGCACCTGCGGCCAGATAGCCAGTTACCCCCTGGCCCTGGTCCGGACCCGCATGCAGGCACAAG CCTCCATCGAGGGTGGCCCCCAGTTGTCTATGCTGGGTCTGCTACGTCACATCCTGTCCCAGGAGGGCATGCGGGGCCTCTACCGGGGGATCGCCCCCAACTTCATGAAGGTTATTCCAGCTGTGAGCATCTCCTATGTGGTCTACGAGAACATGAAGCAGGCCTTGGGGGTCACGTCCAGGTGA
- the SLC25A23 gene encoding mitochondrial adenyl nucleotide antiporter SLC25A23 isoform X3, which yields MRGSPGDAERRQRWGRLFEELDSNKDGRVDVHELRQGLARLGGGNPDPGAQQSISSEGDADPDGGLDLEEFSRYLQEREQRLLLMFHSLDRNQDGHIDVSEIQQSFRALGISISLEQAEKILHSMDRDGTMTIDWQEWRDHFLLHSLENVEDVLYFWKHSTVLDIGECLTVPDEFSKQEKLTGMWWKQLVAGAVAGAVSRTGTAPLDRLKVFMQVHASKTNRLNILGGLRSMVLEGGVRSLWRGNGINVLKIAPESAIKFMAYEQIKRAILGQQETLHVQERFVAGSLAGATAQTIIYPMETLKNWWLQQYSHDSADPGILVLLACGTISSTCGQIASYPLALVRTRMQAQASIEGGPQLSMLGLLRHILSQEGMRGLYRGIAPNFMKVIPAVSISYVVYENMKQALGVTSR from the exons ATGCGGGGGAGCCCGGGCGACGCGGAGCGGCGGCAGCGCTGGGGTCGCCTGTTCGAGGAGCTGGACAGTAATAAGGATGGCCGCGTGGACGTGCACGAGTTGCGCCAGGGGCTGGCCAGGCTGGGCGGGGGCAACCCAGACCCCGGCGCCCAACAG AGTATCTCCTCTGAGGGTGACGCTGACCCAGATGGCGGGCTTGACCTGGAGGAATTTTCCCGCTATCTGCAGGAGCGGGAGCAGCGTCTGCTGCTCATGTTTCACAGTCTTGACCGGAACCAGGATG GTCACATCGATGTCTCTGAGATCCAACAGAGTTTCCGAGCTCTGGGCATTTCCATCTCGCTGGAGCAGGCTGAGAAAATTCTGCACAG CATGGACCGAGACGGCACAATGACCATTGACTGGCAAGAATGGCGCGACCACTTCCTGTTGCATTCGCTGGAAAATGTGGAGGACGTGCTGTATTTCTGGAAGCATTCCACG GTCCTGGACATTGGCGAGTGCCTGACAGTGCCAGACGAGTTCTCAAAGCAAGAGAAGCTGACGGGCATGTGGTGGAAGCAGCTGGTGGccggcgcagtggcaggtgccgtGTCACGGACAGGCACGGCCCCTCTGGACCGCCTCAAGGTCTTCATGCAG GTCCATGCCTCAAAGACCAACCGGCTGAACATCCTGGGGGGGCTTCGAAGCATGGTCCTTGAGGGAGGCGTCCGCTCCCTGTGGCGTGGCAATGGTATTAATGTACTCAAGATTGCCCCCGAGTCAGCTATCAAGTTCATGGCCTATGAACAG ATCAAGAGGGCCATCCTGGGGCAGCAGGAGACACTGCATGTGCAGGAACGCTTCGTGGCTGGCTCCCTGGCTGGTGCCACAGCTCAAACCATCATTTACCCtatggag ACTCTGAAGAACTGGTGGCTTCAGCAGTACAGCCACGACTCGGCAGACCCAGGCATCCTCGTGCTCCTGGCCTGCGGTACCATATCCAGCACCTGCGGCCAGATAGCCAGTTACCCCCTGGCCCTGGTCCGGACCCGCATGCAGGCACAAG CCTCCATCGAGGGTGGCCCCCAGTTGTCTATGCTGGGTCTGCTACGTCACATCCTGTCCCAGGAGGGCATGCGGGGCCTCTACCGGGGGATCGCCCCCAACTTCATGAAGGTTATTCCAGCTGTGAGCATCTCCTATGTGGTCTACGAGAACATGAAGCAGGCCTTGGGGGTCACGTCCAGGTGA
- the SLC25A23 gene encoding mitochondrial adenyl nucleotide antiporter SLC25A23 isoform X2 has product MRGSPGDAERRQRWGRLFEELDSNKDGRVDVHELRQGLARLGGGNPDPGAQQSISSEGDADPDGGLDLEEFSRYLQEREQRLLLMFHSLDRNQDGHIDVSEIQQSFRALGISISLEQAEKILHSMDRDGTMTIDWQEWRDHFLLHSLENVEDVLYFWKHSTVLDIGECLTVPDEFSKQEKLTGMWWKQLVAGAVAGAVSRTGTAPLDRLKVFMQVHASKTNRLNILGGLRSMVLEGGVRSLWRGNGINVLKIAPESAIKFMAYEQIKRAILGQQETLHVQERFVAGSLAGATAQTIIYPMEVLKTRLTLRRTGQYKGLLDCARRILEREGPRAFYRGYLPNVLGIIPYAGIDLAVYETLKNWWLQQYSHDSADPGILVLLACGTISSTCGQIASYPLALVRTRMQAQGSRWPCREQPYGEDHVVRNSANNHVTELGRGSCCPGQHLTAIPSVEFPG; this is encoded by the exons ATGCGGGGGAGCCCGGGCGACGCGGAGCGGCGGCAGCGCTGGGGTCGCCTGTTCGAGGAGCTGGACAGTAATAAGGATGGCCGCGTGGACGTGCACGAGTTGCGCCAGGGGCTGGCCAGGCTGGGCGGGGGCAACCCAGACCCCGGCGCCCAACAG AGTATCTCCTCTGAGGGTGACGCTGACCCAGATGGCGGGCTTGACCTGGAGGAATTTTCCCGCTATCTGCAGGAGCGGGAGCAGCGTCTGCTGCTCATGTTTCACAGTCTTGACCGGAACCAGGATG GTCACATCGATGTCTCTGAGATCCAACAGAGTTTCCGAGCTCTGGGCATTTCCATCTCGCTGGAGCAGGCTGAGAAAATTCTGCACAG CATGGACCGAGACGGCACAATGACCATTGACTGGCAAGAATGGCGCGACCACTTCCTGTTGCATTCGCTGGAAAATGTGGAGGACGTGCTGTATTTCTGGAAGCATTCCACG GTCCTGGACATTGGCGAGTGCCTGACAGTGCCAGACGAGTTCTCAAAGCAAGAGAAGCTGACGGGCATGTGGTGGAAGCAGCTGGTGGccggcgcagtggcaggtgccgtGTCACGGACAGGCACGGCCCCTCTGGACCGCCTCAAGGTCTTCATGCAG GTCCATGCCTCAAAGACCAACCGGCTGAACATCCTGGGGGGGCTTCGAAGCATGGTCCTTGAGGGAGGCGTCCGCTCCCTGTGGCGTGGCAATGGTATTAATGTACTCAAGATTGCCCCCGAGTCAGCTATCAAGTTCATGGCCTATGAACAG ATCAAGAGGGCCATCCTGGGGCAGCAGGAGACACTGCATGTGCAGGAACGCTTCGTGGCTGGCTCCCTGGCTGGTGCCACAGCTCAAACCATCATTTACCCtatggag GTGCTGAAGACGCGGCTGACCTTGCGCCGGACGGGCCAGTATAAGGGGCTGCTGGACTGCGCCAGGCGGATCCTGGAGAGGGAGGGGCCCCGTGCCTTCTACCGTGGCTACCTGCCCAACGTGCTGGGCATCATCCCCTATGCGGGCATCGACCTGGCCGTCTATGAG ACTCTGAAGAACTGGTGGCTTCAGCAGTACAGCCACGACTCGGCAGACCCAGGCATCCTCGTGCTCCTGGCCTGCGGTACCATATCCAGCACCTGCGGCCAGATAGCCAGTTACCCCCTGGCCCTGGTCCGGACCCGCATGCAGGCACAAG GAAGCCGGTGGCCATGCCGTGAGCAGCCTTATGGAGAGGACCATGTGGTGAGGAACTCAGCCAATAACCATGTAACTGAGCTTGGAAGAGGATCTTGCTGTCCTGGCCAACATCTCACTGCAATTCCATCAGTTGAATTCCCTGGATAG
- the CRB3 gene encoding protein crumbs homolog 3 isoform X2 — translation MANPGLGLLLALGLPFLLARWGRAWGQISTTSVNENSTILPSSTSSSSDSNLSQEAVTAIIVVFSILAALLLAVGLALLVRKLREKRQTEGTYRPSSEEQFSHAAEARAPQDSKETVRGCLPI, via the exons ATGGCGAACCCCGGGCTGGGGCTGCTTCTGGCGCTGGGCCTGCCGTTCCTGCTGGCCCGCTGGGGCCGAGCCTGGGGGCAAA TATCCACCACTTCTGTAAATGAGAATAGCACTATTTTGCCTTCATCCACCAGCTCCAGCTCCGATAGCAACCTG TCTCAGGAGGCCGTCACTGCTATCATCGTGGTCTTCTCCATCTTGGCTGCCTTGCTCCTGGCTGTGGGGCTGGCACTGTTGGTGCGGAAGCTTCGGGAGAAGCGGCAGACGGAGGGCACCTACCGGCCCAGTAGTGAGGAGCAG TTCTCCCATGCAGCCGAGGCCCGGGCCCCTCAGGACTCCAAGGAGACGGTGCGGGGCTGCCTGCCCATCTAG